The sequence GTATCTGATCGTGTTGTTCATTACGCACCATGTTCCGTAACAGTTGTTAGGTGAATTTGGCATAAATTTGTCAATAGCTTGTTAATTTAGTTGCGCTGAATTGTATCCCATCGGAATCTACGGACTAATCCTAGAGTAGATTTCCGGTAGATACAAATGAAGGTTTTTGAAAAAGAAGAATTTCCCGCAGTTTTACCTCTCGATAAACGATATACAAGAACATATTACCAAGACGATAGTTTTGTTTCTAACATTCGTCGCGCTCTTCCTCGAATGATCACTACTGTGGTCATGGAGGAACATATCTTTCCCAAAATATCCCATGAGGAAATTGATTTTTTGCTACAATATTATGCAAAAAGACAAGATACGAGCGGAAATTATTATCAACTCAAAACAATTCCGTATCGCATTCGTAAAGAATCTGCAGAAAGAATTTTAGAAGAAGCTGGAGTGGATGAAACTCAAAGAGATTTCATTAGCACATTCTATCATTTTGATACAAATCTGCAGCAATATGTTTTAAACGATAAAGTTACGGAAGCAGATGAAATTAAAATTTTGCAGATCATCAAACGGAGGGATTATTACGTTGGAAACGTAGAGAAGTCAAAGATATCTGCAATCTTCGAGCCAATTGAAGAGATTCCTAAAAAAGATACATTTTTTGCGAATCTTTATATTCCGCCAGCCCACAAGTTTTTTTCGCCTCCCAATTTGAAACATATTTCTGGAATGCAGATTGTAGAAGCTGCGAGGCAGTTTGGAATTGCTTGTAACCATATGTACGGAAAGGTTCCTTTTGAAGGAGTCACCTTTTTATTGTTATACTTAAATTCAGAGTTTTTTCAATACGCCAAGATGAACATGCCCATCAAATTGAGGGCAAAAGCATTGGAGACAAAAAATAGTAAGGTTGGGTATTGGAATTACTCGAAATTGGAAATCACTGCGTATCAGGAAAATCAGGAAATCACTCGGATTGAAATGGCAGCGAGTATTTTGCCTTTAAAAGTATACAAACGCCTAAAAAGCACGCAGGAAGAAGTTTATGAAATCGACCCGAGATTTCGCATTTTGGATCAGTTTAAAAACAATATTTCGGTTAGGGAAAATGGGAGAAATATTGTCTCCACCATCGAAAATATCTCTAGTTCAGGGTTTATGGTGCGATGCTCAGGGATTCATCCGGGCGATTTGGCCAATAGCGGGCAACTAGAATTTTTTATGCATTTTGATATTGTAGGTTTCGTTCATGGAACTTGTATTTTATTATGGGTGAAAGAAGACGATAATAATGAAGACACCTTTTTTGCTGGGTTTCGTTTTGAATCGATTTCAGAATTGGACCAAGCAAATGTAAAGGAAGCAATCAATCGTTATGGACGTTTGATCGAAGAAAGGGAAATCCAATGAGTGGAAAAAAAGTAGCACTAGTGACTGGCGGCACTTCTGGTCTCGGGAGAGCAATTGTTTTAGAATTTGCAAACGCTGGTTATGTGGTTGGATTTTGCGGAAGAAGAAAACAAGAAGGTGAAGAAACTCTTGCCCTTCTTGAAAAACAAGGTGGCACAGGGATGTTTGTCCGTTGTGATGTCACACAATCGGAAGCAGTTCGTAATTTTGTTGAATCAATTGTAGCTAAGTATGGTTCCGTTGATGTTGCCGTGAACAACGCAGGGATTTCTGGTGTTTTGAAAGCAACTGCTGATTATCCATTGGATATTTTTGATTCTGTAATGGATGTCAATTTGAAAGGAACTTTTCTCTCAATGCAATTTGAGTTAAAACAACTTTTGGCTCAAGGAAAAGGTGGGGTCATTATCAATGTCTCTTCTGCGTTGGGTGTCAGAGGAAAAGAAAAAGCTGGTCCTTATTCAATGACAAAACACGGAATCATTGGACTGACTAAATCAGCAGCTTTGGAATACGGTTCAGCTGGAATTCGAGTGGTTGCACTTTGTCCAGGTGGGATCCAAACAGAAATGGATGATGTATTTTATGCCAATGTTCCAAACCCCGAAGAAGTAAAAAAAGAAAGAATGAAATCCTATGCATTGGGTCGAATGGCAACTCCAGAAGAAGTAGCAAAAACTTGTGTATGGTTGTCAACAGATGGAGCTGCTTTTATCACTGGTGCAGTGATACCGGTAGACGGCGGTAAAACAGCAAGATAGGAACTTTTTGTGTTTACTGTAGGAAAATATAACGCATTAAGGGAACTTCACTTAGGAAAAAGAAGTTCCGTATATTCGGGAGAATCTTTGTCTGGAGAACCTGTCGTGATCAAATTATTGAATCGCGATTATCCAGATA comes from Leptospira mtsangambouensis and encodes:
- a CDS encoding AfsA-related hotdog domain-containing protein; amino-acid sequence: MKVFEKEEFPAVLPLDKRYTRTYYQDDSFVSNIRRALPRMITTVVMEEHIFPKISHEEIDFLLQYYAKRQDTSGNYYQLKTIPYRIRKESAERILEEAGVDETQRDFISTFYHFDTNLQQYVLNDKVTEADEIKILQIIKRRDYYVGNVEKSKISAIFEPIEEIPKKDTFFANLYIPPAHKFFSPPNLKHISGMQIVEAARQFGIACNHMYGKVPFEGVTFLLLYLNSEFFQYAKMNMPIKLRAKALETKNSKVGYWNYSKLEITAYQENQEITRIEMAASILPLKVYKRLKSTQEEVYEIDPRFRILDQFKNNISVRENGRNIVSTIENISSSGFMVRCSGIHPGDLANSGQLEFFMHFDIVGFVHGTCILLWVKEDDNNEDTFFAGFRFESISELDQANVKEAINRYGRLIEEREIQ
- a CDS encoding SDR family NAD(P)-dependent oxidoreductase; its protein translation is MSGKKVALVTGGTSGLGRAIVLEFANAGYVVGFCGRRKQEGEETLALLEKQGGTGMFVRCDVTQSEAVRNFVESIVAKYGSVDVAVNNAGISGVLKATADYPLDIFDSVMDVNLKGTFLSMQFELKQLLAQGKGGVIINVSSALGVRGKEKAGPYSMTKHGIIGLTKSAALEYGSAGIRVVALCPGGIQTEMDDVFYANVPNPEEVKKERMKSYALGRMATPEEVAKTCVWLSTDGAAFITGAVIPVDGGKTAR